One Methylobacterium oryzae DNA window includes the following coding sequences:
- the fae gene encoding formaldehyde-activating enzyme — MQEIWFRTGEATVLAAEGQYTDAMPEVLIGSVRGPVGQAFASMMGQVQGHTRMFVVRDLNQLVRPATMMTTKVTIHTAEYAELLGGVVQAATGDAIVDCIIEGILPKDGLDELCMIIMIWLDQRCAEDDNLDQKDLYRTNYEATKLAIARALKGEPTVDELIANRKTVKHYALDGVIEY, encoded by the coding sequence ATGCAAGAGATCTGGTTCCGCACGGGCGAGGCCACGGTGCTGGCGGCCGAGGGCCAGTACACCGACGCCATGCCGGAGGTGCTGATCGGCTCGGTGCGCGGCCCGGTCGGTCAGGCCTTCGCGTCGATGATGGGGCAGGTCCAGGGCCACACGCGGATGTTCGTGGTGCGCGACCTCAACCAGCTCGTGCGCCCGGCCACGATGATGACCACCAAGGTCACGATCCACACGGCCGAGTATGCCGAGCTCCTCGGCGGCGTGGTCCAGGCCGCCACCGGCGACGCGATCGTGGACTGCATCATCGAGGGCATCCTGCCGAAGGACGGGCTCGACGAGCTGTGCATGATCATCATGATCTGGCTCGATCAGCGCTGCGCCGAGGACGACAACCTCGACCAGAAGGACCTCTACCGGACCAACTACGAGGCCACGAAACTCGCCATCGCCCGCGCCCTCAAGGGCGAGCCCACGGTCGACGAGCTGATCGCCAACCGGAAGACCGTGAAGCACTACGCGCTCGACGGCGTGATCGAGTACTGA